A stretch of the Planctomycetota bacterium genome encodes the following:
- a CDS encoding D-glycerate dehydrogenase, which translates to MPAEGAPCDVLVTRAVPGTLDADGARVRVLGHEMPPRATVLEAIRGARLLVSMFTDRVDAEMLEAAGGSLRGVCQYAVGVDNIDLDACRDRGVLVTNTPDAVTEGTADLAWALLLAVARRVVEADHYARSDAYPDNGPLGMVDFLGADLTGRTLLIVGAGRIGRAVALRSLGWGMRVLYVARSRHWDFELAPLAAERVELDEGLARADVVSLHTPLTDETRHLIDGRRLGLMKPGAILINTARGPVVDEAALAGALDARAIRGAGLDVYEREPAIHPGLRTADNAVLTPHIGSAETRYREMMTEMVSANARAILAGGEPPNRIA; encoded by the coding sequence ATGCCCGCTGAGGGAGCACCCTGCGACGTGCTCGTCACCCGAGCCGTGCCTGGAACGCTCGACGCAGACGGTGCGCGCGTGCGGGTGCTGGGGCATGAGATGCCGCCGCGGGCGACGGTGCTGGAGGCCATCCGGGGCGCGCGGTTGCTGGTCAGCATGTTCACCGACCGCGTCGACGCCGAGATGCTCGAGGCCGCGGGCGGCTCGCTGCGGGGCGTGTGCCAGTACGCCGTGGGCGTGGACAACATCGACCTCGACGCCTGCCGTGATCGCGGCGTGCTGGTTACCAACACGCCCGACGCGGTGACCGAGGGCACGGCCGATCTGGCGTGGGCGCTGCTGCTGGCCGTCGCGCGGCGGGTGGTCGAGGCCGACCATTACGCCCGCAGCGATGCGTACCCCGACAACGGCCCGCTGGGCATGGTCGACTTCCTGGGGGCCGACCTCACGGGGCGGACGCTGCTGATCGTGGGGGCGGGGCGGATCGGCCGGGCGGTGGCGCTGCGGAGCCTGGGCTGGGGCATGCGGGTGCTGTACGTGGCCCGCAGCCGGCACTGGGACTTCGAGCTGGCGCCCCTCGCCGCCGAGCGGGTGGAGCTCGACGAGGGGCTCGCGCGGGCCGACGTGGTGAGCCTGCACACGCCGCTGACCGACGAGACGCGGCACCTGATCGACGGACGGCGGCTTGGGCTGATGAAGCCCGGCGCGATCCTGATCAACACGGCCCGCGGTCCGGTGGTGGACGAAGCGGCCCTCGCGGGCGCGCTCGATGCGCGGGCCATCCGGGGCGCGGGGCTGGACGTCTACGAGCGCGAGCCGGCGATCCATCCCGGGCTGCGGACCGCGGACAACGCGGTGCTCACGCCGCACATCGGCAGCGCCGAGACGCGGTACCGCGAGATGATGACCGAGATGGTGTCGGCCAATGCGCGGGCGATCCTGGCGGGCGGCGAGCCGCCGAATCGGATCGCGTAA
- a CDS encoding type VI secretion protein ImpB yields the protein MLNWLFVDMDSFFASIEQHLRPELRGRPVGIVPTDSEGTCVIAASQEAKRAGVSVGTRVHEARRLCGDIAFVQARPPTYVDVHREVMACIDRCAPVHKAYSIDEWSVRLVGAERSAAAARALGEHIRSEIRAGFSEAITCSVGIAPSRLLAKIASDLDKPDGLAVLAIEDMPDRLGHLELDDLTGIARSMAARLRAGGVSTVRDLWNLDRREAIGLWGSAIGGDWWAGFHGLDEPEIPTRRSSMSHANVLEPRLRDPRGARTMLVRLVSRLGRRLRNDGYLAGELGIGVRLDGGERWHASATLPHVQDTPELLNCFYGLWERQTWRGTRPLQVHAAVGGLVRADGQPGMLFGLERAPAELSRVLDAATDRWGPASLYFGSMHGCSHQMDDKIAFGRIPPSMATPDRAVGPKTGATHAR from the coding sequence GTGCTGAACTGGCTCTTCGTCGACATGGATAGCTTCTTCGCGTCCATCGAGCAGCACCTGAGGCCCGAGCTGCGCGGGCGGCCCGTAGGGATCGTTCCGACGGATTCCGAGGGGACCTGCGTCATCGCCGCCAGCCAGGAAGCCAAGCGGGCCGGCGTCTCGGTGGGCACGCGGGTGCACGAGGCCCGGCGGCTGTGCGGCGACATCGCCTTCGTGCAAGCCCGGCCGCCCACGTACGTCGACGTGCACAGAGAGGTTATGGCCTGCATCGACCGGTGCGCACCGGTGCACAAGGCCTATTCCATCGACGAGTGGTCGGTGCGATTGGTGGGCGCCGAGCGATCGGCGGCGGCGGCGCGCGCCCTGGGCGAGCACATCCGCTCGGAGATCCGCGCCGGATTCAGCGAGGCGATCACCTGCTCGGTGGGGATCGCGCCATCGCGGCTGCTGGCGAAGATCGCCAGCGATCTGGACAAGCCCGATGGGCTCGCGGTGCTGGCGATCGAGGACATGCCCGATCGCCTCGGGCACCTCGAACTCGACGATCTCACGGGCATCGCACGATCCATGGCGGCGCGACTACGAGCCGGGGGCGTTTCTACCGTCCGCGACTTGTGGAACCTAGATCGGCGAGAGGCCATCGGGCTGTGGGGCTCGGCGATCGGCGGGGATTGGTGGGCCGGTTTCCACGGCCTCGACGAGCCCGAGATCCCCACCAGGCGGAGCTCGATGAGCCACGCCAACGTACTCGAGCCGAGGCTCCGTGATCCCCGGGGAGCCCGCACGATGCTCGTGAGGCTCGTCAGCAGGCTCGGCCGGCGGCTGCGCAACGACGGATACCTCGCCGGCGAACTCGGCATCGGTGTCCGGCTCGACGGCGGCGAACGCTGGCATGCCTCGGCCACGCTGCCGCACGTGCAGGACACGCCCGAGCTGCTGAATTGCTTCTACGGGCTGTGGGAGCGGCAGACCTGGCGGGGGACGCGACCGCTGCAGGTGCACGCGGCGGTGGGCGGACTGGTGCGCGCTGATGGGCAACCCGGCATGCTGTTCGGCCTGGAGCGCGCGCCCGCCGAGCTGTCGCGGGTGCTCGACGCGGCGACCGATCGCTGGGGGCCGGCCTCGCTCTACTTTGGATCCATGCACGGATGCAGCCACCAGATGGACGACAAGATCGCCTTCGGGCGCATCCCGCCATCGATGGCGACGCCCGATCGCGCGGTCGGCCCGAAGACGGGGGCCACGCATGCCCGCTGA
- a CDS encoding endonuclease/exonuclease/phosphatase family protein codes for MGSTMLTLAAWNICHGGGRRLPRIILRLLDLDADVVALSEVRWPAAGQLIGILADHGWRWHAAARVGRGNGLLVLSRLPMCSEYGEHQKHAGHEEHGEHPPPTGGVRPSMLPCRCESGPGSPGRPLDLLAVHLPHEPRLRVAAWRGVERRARAATGDLAVVGDFNAPPRGHPALAKADAVAMGRLASLGVVRVPAADPDGVTWRGNLGSAEIDGAFVSGRLRDRVSSVRIVAEALDERESDHAPIRVEVLAAGEKRK; via the coding sequence ATGGGGTCCACGATGCTCACCCTGGCGGCCTGGAACATCTGCCACGGCGGCGGGCGGCGGCTGCCTCGGATCATCCTGCGGCTGCTCGATCTCGACGCCGACGTCGTCGCCCTCAGCGAGGTCCGCTGGCCCGCCGCCGGCCAGCTGATCGGCATCCTGGCCGACCACGGCTGGCGCTGGCACGCCGCCGCCCGCGTCGGCCGTGGCAACGGGCTGCTCGTGCTCTCGCGGCTGCCGATGTGCAGCGAATACGGCGAGCACCAGAAGCACGCTGGCCACGAGGAGCACGGCGAGCACCCCCCGCCTACGGGCGGCGTCAGGCCCTCCATGCTGCCGTGCCGCTGCGAGAGCGGCCCGGGCTCGCCCGGCCGTCCCCTCGACCTGCTGGCGGTCCATCTGCCGCACGAGCCTCGGCTCCGGGTGGCCGCCTGGCGCGGCGTCGAGCGTCGGGCGCGGGCCGCCACGGGCGATCTCGCGGTCGTCGGCGACTTCAACGCGCCGCCCCGGGGCCATCCCGCGCTCGCGAAGGCCGACGCCGTTGCAATGGGGCGGCTGGCCTCGCTCGGCGTCGTCCGCGTGCCCGCGGCGGACCCCGACGGCGTCACCTGGCGCGGCAATCTGGGCAGTGCCGAGATCGACGGCGCGTTCGTTTCGGGGCGGCTGCGCGACCGCGTTTCGTCGGTGCGCATCGTGGCCGAAGCGCTCGACGAGCGCGAGTCGGACCACGCACCGATCCGCGTCGAGGTGCTCGCCGCGGGAGAAAAACGGAAATAA
- a CDS encoding HU family DNA-binding protein, translating to MAKRTTTRSTRKTTKKTVRRPRSTATSRKASTSRKTSTRRTSTAAKSGSARITGAKGKPRTKSEIQALIAEHVGISKKEVAQVFDTMATMIAADLKKGSVGTFNVPGMMKVTVQRKPATKARKGINPFTGEPTVFKAKPARNVVKVRPLKGLKDAVA from the coding sequence ATGGCCAAGAGAACCACCACCCGTTCCACCCGGAAAACCACCAAGAAGACGGTCCGCCGCCCCCGCAGCACCGCCACCAGCCGCAAGGCGAGCACCAGCCGCAAGACCTCGACGCGGCGCACGAGCACCGCCGCCAAGTCCGGCAGCGCCCGGATCACCGGCGCGAAGGGCAAGCCCCGCACCAAGAGCGAGATCCAGGCCCTCATCGCCGAGCACGTGGGCATCTCCAAGAAGGAGGTCGCCCAGGTCTTCGACACGATGGCGACCATGATCGCCGCCGACCTCAAGAAGGGCAGCGTCGGCACCTTCAACGTGCCGGGCATGATGAAGGTCACCGTGCAGCGCAAGCCCGCCACCAAGGCCCGCAAGGGCATCAACCCCTTCACCGGCGAACCGACCGTCTTCAAGGCCAAGCCCGCCCGCAACGTCGTCAAGGTCCGCCCCCTCAAGGGCCTCAAGGACGCCGTCGCCTAG
- a CDS encoding pseudouridine-5'-phosphate glycosidase, giving the protein MADQPHARATHRTTVRRVAGRAAVALETTLLAHGVPRAEGATLGGELEQIVRDAGGRPATIGVLRGTPVVGLSADELAEFLAEPEITKANPANLGVACARGGMAATTAGATIQLAAAAGIRVVATGGLGGVHPDLAQRLDVSADLAALARYPVAVACSGVKGLLDVASTRELLETLGVPVVGYRTDAFPAFYLRDGAAGVDARFDDVAGLAGFVRRSLAETGRGVLVAQPAPESHAIDPAAWNDWLAQARERAASATGRDVTPSILAALHEISGGSTLRANLALVRANARLGGELAAAMA; this is encoded by the coding sequence ATGGCCGACCAACCCCACGCCCGCGCGACCCATCGCACCACCGTGCGACGCGTCGCCGGGCGTGCTGCCGTTGCGCTCGAGACCACGCTGCTCGCCCACGGCGTGCCGAGGGCCGAGGGCGCCACGCTCGGCGGCGAGCTCGAACAGATCGTCCGCGACGCCGGCGGACGGCCCGCGACCATCGGCGTGCTCCGCGGCACGCCCGTCGTGGGGCTGTCGGCCGACGAACTCGCCGAGTTCCTTGCCGAACCCGAGATTACCAAGGCCAACCCGGCCAACCTGGGCGTGGCCTGTGCGCGGGGTGGCATGGCGGCGACCACCGCGGGCGCCACCATCCAGCTGGCGGCCGCCGCCGGCATCCGCGTCGTCGCCACGGGCGGCCTGGGCGGGGTGCACCCCGATCTCGCGCAGCGGCTGGACGTCAGCGCCGACCTCGCCGCACTGGCCCGGTACCCCGTTGCCGTCGCATGCAGCGGCGTCAAGGGCCTGCTCGACGTCGCGTCCACTCGGGAGCTGCTCGAGACGCTCGGCGTGCCCGTCGTGGGCTACCGCACGGACGCCTTCCCCGCCTTCTACCTCCGCGACGGGGCCGCGGGCGTCGATGCTCGATTCGACGACGTCGCCGGCCTCGCGGGCTTCGTCCGCCGCAGCCTCGCGGAGACCGGCCGCGGCGTGCTCGTCGCGCAGCCGGCGCCCGAGTCCCACGCGATCGATCCCGCCGCCTGGAACGACTGGCTCGCGCAGGCCCGCGAACGGGCGGCGTCGGCGACGGGCCGGGACGTCACACCGTCCATCCTCGCGGCATTGCACGAGATCTCGGGGGGTAGCACGCTGCGCGCAAACCTCGCGCTCGTCCGGGCCAACGCGCGGCTCGGCGGCGAGCTGGCCGCCGCCATGGCATGA
- a CDS encoding response regulator gives MAQDDTQHHTDTQPAPDGSSPETPGRVLVVDDNAQNAELLEAYLDDLGVEVSIAADGEAALRMVAEHTPDLVLLDIMMPRMSGYQACERLKGDPATRDIPVIMVTALGEVGDVEKAVESGADDFLTKPVNKLELLTRVRSLLRVRRLQVDLEKAQRDLKRYLRDEGA, from the coding sequence ATGGCCCAGGACGACACCCAGCACCACACCGACACGCAGCCGGCACCCGACGGAAGCAGCCCGGAGACGCCGGGCCGTGTGCTCGTGGTCGACGACAACGCCCAGAACGCCGAGCTACTCGAGGCCTACCTGGACGATCTGGGCGTGGAGGTCTCGATCGCCGCCGACGGCGAGGCCGCCCTGCGGATGGTGGCCGAGCACACCCCGGACCTGGTGCTGCTGGACATCATGATGCCCCGCATGAGCGGCTACCAGGCCTGCGAGCGGCTGAAGGGCGACCCGGCGACCCGCGACATCCCCGTGATCATGGTGACGGCGCTCGGCGAGGTGGGCGACGTGGAGAAGGCCGTCGAGAGCGGGGCGGACGACTTCCTGACCAAGCCCGTCAACAAGCTCGAACTGCTGACCCGAGTCCGTTCGCTGCTGCGCGTGCGGCGGCTGCAGGTCGACCTCGAGAAGGCCCAGCGGGACCTGAAGCGGTACCTGCGGGACGAGGGCGCGTAG
- the dacB gene encoding D-alanyl-D-alanine carboxypeptidase/D-alanyl-D-alanine-endopeptidase: protein MVSEVRRSSMARLHAAALAVLLVAASALGVDLQRDIDRILARNGLEGASIGISVVDLATGRQLAQVDPYEPRIPASNMKLFTSAASVLALDPVFAFETKFVRDGDLLVIVGAGDPGLGDPVLLADRAGPKDVDGLVDTIAAKIAVADDGPIREIVIADGIFDGEVVHPSWPAEQLQNYYCAEVRGLNFHLNIVNVFAGPTTINQPGRIAVEPDASGVEIQNVTSTVASRTAAGRPHRSAIAIRRDDAANRLRVSGSLSRSVSARVSVYDAATLFAEMIAEGLEREGVQVGQPGRLAIDAVRRASPGERPTGAVVHRERTTLAEALDRCNRDSYNLYAEALLKRLGHELTREPGSFGHGAAAVRSLLVDALGPSAVQELRVADGSGMSRDNAVAPATIVALLAHMNDLPDEDRRDLFLASLARPGEGTLRRNFPRDRDLDNRIAAKSGYLNGVRTLSGYVLPGRSGQPVLAFSIMMNDFKRTDAIRSRDLRNELVTLLDRYVSNELAEGNLVAETRDP from the coding sequence ATGGTGAGCGAGGTTCGGCGTAGTTCGATGGCGCGGCTGCATGCCGCGGCCCTGGCGGTCCTGCTCGTCGCCGCGAGCGCCCTGGGCGTCGACCTGCAGCGCGACATCGATCGCATCCTGGCCCGCAACGGGCTGGAGGGCGCCAGCATCGGGATCTCGGTGGTCGACCTGGCCACGGGCCGCCAGCTTGCGCAGGTGGATCCCTACGAGCCGCGGATCCCCGCCTCGAACATGAAGCTGTTCACCAGCGCCGCCTCGGTGCTGGCCCTGGACCCAGTCTTCGCCTTCGAGACGAAGTTCGTCCGAGACGGCGACCTGCTGGTCATCGTCGGCGCGGGCGACCCGGGCCTGGGCGACCCCGTATTGCTGGCCGACCGCGCGGGCCCCAAGGACGTCGACGGCCTGGTCGACACCATCGCCGCCAAGATCGCGGTGGCCGACGACGGGCCGATCCGCGAGATCGTTATCGCCGACGGCATCTTCGACGGCGAGGTCGTGCACCCGAGCTGGCCGGCCGAGCAACTCCAGAACTACTACTGCGCCGAGGTGCGGGGGCTGAACTTCCACCTCAACATCGTCAACGTGTTCGCCGGCCCGACGACCATCAACCAGCCCGGGCGGATCGCCGTCGAGCCCGACGCCAGCGGCGTGGAGATCCAGAACGTCACGAGCACGGTGGCCAGCCGCACCGCCGCCGGCCGGCCGCACCGCAGCGCCATCGCCATCCGCCGCGACGATGCCGCCAACCGGCTGCGGGTGTCGGGCTCGCTCTCGCGCTCGGTGAGCGCACGCGTGTCGGTTTACGACGCCGCCACGCTCTTCGCCGAGATGATCGCCGAGGGGCTGGAGCGCGAGGGCGTGCAGGTCGGCCAGCCGGGCCGCCTGGCCATCGATGCCGTCCGTCGCGCCTCGCCCGGCGAGCGACCGACCGGCGCCGTTGTGCACCGCGAGCGGACGACGCTGGCCGAGGCCCTCGATCGCTGCAACCGCGACAGCTACAACCTCTACGCCGAGGCGCTGCTCAAGCGGCTGGGACACGAGCTGACCCGCGAGCCGGGCAGCTTCGGCCACGGCGCCGCGGCCGTGCGCTCGCTGCTGGTCGATGCGCTCGGCCCGTCGGCGGTGCAGGAGCTCCGCGTGGCCGACGGCTCGGGCATGAGCCGCGACAACGCCGTCGCGCCCGCCACCATCGTCGCCCTGCTCGCCCACATGAACGACCTGCCCGACGAGGACCGGCGGGACCTGTTCCTGGCCTCGCTCGCCCGACCCGGCGAGGGCACCCTCCGCCGCAACTTCCCGAGGGATCGCGACCTGGACAACCGCATCGCCGCCAAGAGCGGCTACCTCAACGGCGTCCGCACGCTGTCGGGCTACGTGCTGCCGGGCCGCAGCGGCCAGCCCGTGCTTGCCTTCTCGATCATGATGAACGACTTCAAGCGGACCGACGCGATCCGCAGCCGGGACCTCCGCAACGAACTGGTCACGCTCCTCGACCGCTACGTGTCGAACGAGCTGGCCGAGGGCAACCTCGTCGCCGAGACGCGCGACCCCTAG